CTTCTGCTATTTTCTTCATAGAGATATAACAATGAAACCACCCACATCCAGATACAGGCACATGTACATCTACGATATTAGGGATATTTTCTTTTAATGCTTTTAATACATCCCCTTCTCTTTGCACGGCAATAACCGTATTGTGTTCTGCACACATTCCAGGTGTAATGGATTGATAAATGGCATTATTTCGATAGTAAATCGCTTTTGGCTTAAAGACATTTTCTGTACTTCTATGGCATGCATAATTCGTAAACTCTGCAAATGGGCCCTCTGGCTCTCGTACTCCTGCAAGAATTTCTCCTTCAATAACAATTTCTGCATAAGCAGGCACCTCTACATTGATAGTGGTACATGGTGAGATCTTTAAAGGTTCTTGTATGAGTCCACCCATTCGAGGAAATTTACCTTGATCATAAGGAACTAACGCCATAGATCCCATAGATATAGCAGGGTGAACACCTAAGACTACAGCTGCCTCTAAATTTTTCCCCATTTCTTCAGCTCTTCTAAAATACTCCCACAATCGTTGGCGAGAATGAAGACTTATAGCTAATTTATCTTTGCCCTTTAATTGCATTCTGTGATATCCACAGGTATCTGCTCCAGATACAGGATCTTTCGCCGTCACCAAGCCTGCAGTAATATAAGGACCTGCATCTACTGGAAAATGAGTCAATATAGGAAGTTTTGTTAAATCTAATTCCTCTCCTTGTAGACAATTTTCCTTAAAAGGTGCATTTTCAATGATTTCTGGTTCTATGCTATTTTTAATCCTGTCTGCTAATACGCTGTACAAGTCCTTTACTTCTACACCTAAAGATAGGGCAAGCCTCTCTCTTGTGCCAATGGTATTGGCTATAACAGAAAACTCAGAACCCGCTATTTTTTCAAAGTGAACTAATGGATAACGCTTTTGTCTTTCTAGTTCCATCATAATTCCTGTAGGTTCGTATTCTCTATTTAACCCTTCTTTAATGGAAAGGATTTCTCCCCCTTGATCTTCGTACTCTTTTATAAATGCTCTCCAGTCTTGATTCATTTTGTCCTCCTTATTTTAGTACTCCAGATTTATGAATGCCCTCATATACTTTTTTTGTAAGAATAGTGCCACCAACAACACCTACTAAAGTCGTAATCGTACTAGATACGAGTATCGCAGGAATAGGCACTGCAAGAACCATATACAAACCAATCCCTACTACGATATTTCCTAATACATTAGAAACGATTTGAGCCAATAAATGGTGTGACCACTTTTCCATAGAAAACTTCCAAGTAACAAGAGTGTAGCCAATAGAGGCCAAGCCATTAGATGGAATAAAGAAAATAGATAAAGGAGACAGACCCGATGCTACTGCTACTAGAGCCTGCACTTCTACAGTAATAAGGCCCGCCGGCTGTTTAAATAAGAGGACAGTGAGTCCTGTAAACATAGCCCAAGTTACTCCACCAATAATCGTACTAGCTGGGTTAATTAAAGCGTCAATTCTATGTGCAATTTGTTGTACGAGAACAAAAACAATCCCCAAAATCACAGCACCAACAAGTGCCTTCGTATCAAAACGCGTTTTTTTCCTACTTTCTACCTTTTGTGCCATACTCACATTATTCATTTACTTTCCCTCCACATTTCTTAATTTTCTTGTTTTTTCTATGTTTACTCCAGCGTGTGATAAAACCACTCCATAATCTTTTTCTGCTTTTTCTTGACTGATATAACCGTTTATAAAATCTTCATAGACCTTTTCTCGTTCTCTCTTATAAGGGTCACCCCAACCTCCTCCACCAGAGGATATAATTAATATACTATCTCCTGAGTCAATTCTTCGAGGTGCCGTTTTGCTTGGTAATACCTCTGAACCATTTTTTTTGGTAGTAAGGGAATTCTTATTCGTGCTGCCTAACTTTCCACCTTCTAATCCATATGGTGCTATTTTCATTCCATCTCCCCACATGACTA
This genomic interval from Alkalibaculum bacchi contains the following:
- a CDS encoding UbiD family decarboxylase — protein: MNQDWRAFIKEYEDQGGEILSIKEGLNREYEPTGIMMELERQKRYPLVHFEKIAGSEFSVIANTIGTRERLALSLGVEVKDLYSVLADRIKNSIEPEIIENAPFKENCLQGEELDLTKLPILTHFPVDAGPYITAGLVTAKDPVSGADTCGYHRMQLKGKDKLAISLHSRQRLWEYFRRAEEMGKNLEAAVVLGVHPAISMGSMALVPYDQGKFPRMGGLIQEPLKISPCTTINVEVPAYAEIVIEGEILAGVREPEGPFAEFTNYACHRSTENVFKPKAIYYRNNAIYQSITPGMCAEHNTVIAVQREGDVLKALKENIPNIVDVHVPVSGCGWFHCYISMKKIAEGQPMQAILTALGMDFNLKHVVVVDEDVDVQDEAQVLWAIATRVQADRDVHIIPQHMAMGVTLDPSTDELSRSAKMGIDATKPLDNFPESIKLHPEAMKKAREILGKIK